The nucleotide sequence ATGCAAGGTGTGGTATTAAATACATTACCAAATACTATTTTTCATGTAAAATTAGAAAATGGACATATAATAACAGCTCATATTTCAGGCAAGATGAGAAAAAATTATATTCGTATATTAACTGGAGATAAAGTTACTGTAGAATTAACACCATATGATTTAGAAAAAGGAAGAATTATTTTTCGTAGTCGTTAATAACGAAATTATTATTTTTTAATAATGAATTTATTATTAAATTAATTAATTTTTTTTGAAATTAATTATTTATTAATAATTCTTGTTTGTTTAAGAATCTTTGTGCATCTAATGCTGCCATACAACCTGTAGCTGATGATGTAATTGCTTGTCTGTAAGTATTATCCATAACATCACCAGCGGCAAAAATTCCAGAAATACTTGTTTCTGTAAAATAAGAATTATTTTTATTAGTAATAATATAACCATTTTCATCTAATTTTAATATTTTTTTAAATAAAATACTATTAGGAATAGTTCCAATTAATATAAAGATTCCATATAATGGGATTATTTTAATATTTTCTTTATATAAAGAAGAAATTTTTATTCCTGTTACTCCTACA is from Enterobacteriaceae endosymbiont of Donacia bicoloricornis and encodes:
- the infA gene encoding translation initiation factor IF-1; amino-acid sequence: MSKEDNIEMQGVVLNTLPNTIFHVKLENGHIITAHISGKMRKNYIRILTGDKVTVELTPYDLEKGRIIFRSR